From Erigeron canadensis isolate Cc75 chromosome 5, C_canadensis_v1, whole genome shotgun sequence:
TACACACTTTCGTAGAACTCATCCGTGAAGAAGTGATTTTTCAGTGCGAAGAAATCACCCGCGAAGAAAATGATCTTTACATTAAAAAGCGCGTACATATCTAATATTGTATACACATATTAGTGTGTAAAcattttcttcacacttttaaatgtgaaacttttaatttttttcactttttaatgtaGACTATTTGTACACATATTTAAGTGCGAACAACTTAACCAAAATTTACGCATTTTTAAGGAGTGCGTAGAAAAAGTGAGTACAAACaacaaatttgttgtagtgtaaattaaataaaaaacatatcgTAAAAAGTAAATGACAAATACTATCCATTATCGTATTTAAATGATAACTTATGAATACATTACGAATTTGACATATGCTTACACTGACATcgtgttatgtttttttttatatatattcttatttttatatatattaaaagacaactgacctaatatTTTATTGAGCAATTATAACTCTTGATTCTATCTAATTAAAAATTGCTTACGTCATCATTATTAAGATTACCATATACTTAAAAGAGTTTTAATTCTAATGAAACTACATAGACGATTATAGTGttgtttttattatcattaacaATAACattgttattaatttatgatAAGGATATcagttaaattatataaaccacgACATATAGAACCATAACCCCACGAATTCTTTAAAACCCCAAAATCTATTCTTAACAACCATGGCTGATTAGAAGAAGATTATGTTTTTACAAGACCTCAATGACGACAAGATGAACACTTTTTTGGCTCAATGAAGAGTATATAACGTGGGTTAGTGTATACTGATATACCTTTGCTTAAACTTTGGTTGTGTTTCATTGATTTGTCTATTGATTAAATCATTAGTATGGTTGTGTTTTATTGATTTGTCTATTGATTAAATCATTAGTATAGTATATTTTTCCAACaccttttttattaaatcaaatcCTAACGGGAGAATTAATATAACTGTAGTCATGGAAATGATATTCGGATATATCATTGGTGTTTCTTTTGCATGTACTCTGTTACTTTATGATTTTTGgatctcaaaatcaaatgatacATTAAGTTTGATgctctatctttttttttttttttttgccatcaTCAGTCTAAAAGCCTCTTGAACGGAGTTTCCTTAAAAATCTCGGTTCGTCTAATACACTATAACGCTTAGCTATTTAAAAGCAATTTGTGGTGTCTAAGCTATATAAGTGGATTTGCAAGTGTAAATTTGTGGTGTCTAAGCTATATAAGTGGATTTGCAAGTGTAAAAAATCACGTATCTACAATGATGTAATCTAGGAGTAgtgtatgtattttatatatatgctattattattattatttcaagaTAGTATTCTTGATTATATTGTATCTATAATGTCCAGTTTTCACGTTTGAATAATTGTATGTGACCATCTTTTCGGTAAAATCATAAAAAGGCCTGAAGGTGTTAATATATGACAATGAATGGAAGACAAATAACACAACATCGAATGCTggctataaataaatattgcgAAAGATGAAGGAAATACATGTTTCTAATTATGGATGGCTTAATGTTAGATACATTCTTAACATCTAAACTTagtggattttttttattaaatttttacatCTGGATTTACAAGGCTTTTTGGACtgcataaattaataaattgtatTTTGATAATAACTTTATCTTTATAATGTCCTAAAACGgtaaaaacttatttttaaaatgccGTAAACTAATCCCGTGTATttgatacgggtctaaaatcttgtatatactaaaagataactgacataataacttattaatcaataaaaaatgcttaatttcatcaaattaaaatttgcTTATGTCTAATtcataatgaaattaaaaaaatggatataaacaaaatttaatatttatattttttgttttttttcctcgaaaatatgaaactaaaatataaatgaaaatatcCATAGTCCAAACGTATATGTatactataattttatttttgcgTTTCAACCGGCGAAGTCATTATTCATCTTTGAAACAGTCGAAgtcaaaaaaaaccaaaataatttgtttgtttagtttttatttagcAGTAGTAAAGAAACAAAACACTTGAAtgtttaatacttttaataCTTAAATACTATTTAACCGAATTTTAAAATaatcatttaatatttttatatgtaaaccAACAAATTAATAAACTCATTATTTTGGTCTTGAGGTATGTTCTCACATGAAGGGTGTGTTTGGTAGAAAACTTTTAGGAGTTTTTAGGGGCTTCAAGCTTTTGGGAAAAAGCTCTTATCCAATAAAAAGCTTTGTTTGGTTGAGGATCTTCAAGCTTTTAGATTTGGAGAAAAAGCTAGTTTTTGAAACGCTAGTATACATAGCGTTTAACACGAGCCGGAGGTTTTTAGCATATAAGATTACCTATATAAcctctaatattttatttagcGATAGAATTGTAAATGTGAAAGAAAAGAATTGTTCATTGGTTAATTTCTATTGGATCACATGGTTGAAGGAGAGTCGGTTGTAACACACTAACACATGCCTCCAATTTATTCTTATCTTTGTTGTATATgcttaaaaaattttttattaggatacatataataaaaatataataaaacatacaGAATGTAATGTGAGTATGAGACATTATATATGGTTAAAACTTAGATAAAATATGTATACACATGTtgtattagttttttaaaaattttattaatgtctatttgtgtaattttatacattttactAAAAGCTCAAACTACTCCACCAAACGTTTAAAAATATCCAAAAAACTTTAGCTACTAGCCTTCAGCTACAGCTACCGGCTACCAACTAGCTGCTACCAGCTACTAGCCCCAActagttttgccaaacatacccgaAGTCGAATGGTCACACGagtacataatatttttttgatatgttTATGATGATACTGTAtaatttatacaaataaaagtatttaggtaaattttaaaaaatacaatccttcattaatatatttaggAATCCATTGATATATTTTagaaagtttataaatttttttatcttaatatatacggTGATGAATGTAAATCTCATTAAAAGGGAATGTAGTTTAGTATTTATTAATTAGTAATTTAGTATTTAATAATTCaagaaattattttaaaagtggtAAATGATGCAAGCAAAGTAATCTAAGGGTTGGAATTCAACTTTGCTTCTCATTTAAGGGCTATggcttttttaaaaataaatttagaaggctattttattattattgggagATATAACCTTTTTAAGATGGTCTATACCAAAAATCATAAGTATTGTCTTCAAAATGGTTATCGAGAAtatcaaattaataaataaaaagaattttaaataCGTGGGGCGTTACAAGATCATCAAATAAGAGGTATGGTTTCGTTTGAGATTATTATTCATCAGTGTGCTTGTTAAAATGAATTGGGTTTTTAAGCTTGTAATAttgtttgaatatatatataaaagtccaAATAATATGGTAAGGGTAATTTTAAAATGATGCCATCGTAGTTGGATGATTGCTTGATTGGCTAGCCTCTAGTGATCCTATTATGATGTTTGGCTAAAGAATTGTTTTATGGGATTATGAAGTATAAATTGGTTAGGCTTGACAGAGCTAACAATCGATAATGAAGAGATTGAGATGTTAAAATTGACATGAAAATGGAACTTTAATATTAAGTAAATGAGCCAACACCATGATAAGGTTTAAGTTATTGGCTAAATTGGTGATGTTGAAGAACGAGTTAGTGGTTTAATGAATTTCAATTGTATTGATAAGTGCTCATGTggaaattgatatattaaattagTCAATGGTCGTGGCCAAGGTGAGTACATCTATCTACATGTATTTGTACCATGGGGTTAACATGAATTATGTAAGACCGGTGGGCCTTAATTCATGTTAACTTATGTTGTTATGATTGGTAAAGACCACGGTACCGGGTGACGACTCGATGTACTTAGTGGCACTGGTATGGATCCATATGCTATTGGTTGATTTGCTTAGAAACATTATGTAAGACCGGGTTGGCATTATGTTCTTAAGGCTATTGATGTGTTGCCCAtgatatgtgtatatgtatatgggtGTACTCACTAAGCTGTGACGCTTATGGTTTCGTTTTTCCCATTTTTATAGGCAACCCAAAAGATTCAGACAATAAGAGAATTGATGTGTAAAAGTGCTTTGGAGGTGGTGACATCTTAAAATATACTTATCATTATGGGTTAGTGATCTCTTATACCTTGTGTTTTTGGTATTTATATATGTCCACAACAATTAAATATTTGATCATTTttacgtatatatataatatcaccTTTTTAAGATGgtctatattttaaattataattttgtttttaaaatggTTATCAAAACTattagattaataaataaaaagaattttaaattaTGAGACGTTACAGCAAGGGCCCGAAATCAACCATTAGTAATGCAAGCTACCTCAATGACTCCCTAGCAATGGTTGATCGAATTATCCTAAATATCCTTTCACttccaccatcaccaccaacgATAATAATATTTGACATCACCACCAATCAATGCCACCATCAAATCGACATCATTACCACCTTTGTCATGTTGTGTGGATATCGTGctagttttttaaaaagtatatacatATGAGAAATGATGAATACTCCTAAAAGTCACCTCCTAAAGCCATAAGATTGTGACATGTAAAtttcattaattctctttcctagtTTAATCATTTGATTTTGCCATTTGTATTCATCttataattaggaggatttttagactatttaGTTCGAAGGgttaatcattttcctatttaagtaaaataaaacaactattaaaatataaataaataaaataataggtttttcACTGAAAATTACAATGCATTAtaaaaatcaccgtgcatcattacatatatacctatattttgtaaatattcgTGCATCAACTTTTATTATGATCTAAAAGTTAAGATATCATTCTACTTATTTTAagttaatacttattttataataactgTTAATATATATCGAATGGTTGCCTATGCGGCGGTAATATAAAGATACGAGTATAGGACAACACCACGGGTAGGTAGACACGTTTTTTTTAACTCTTTGCtggttatattataaaataacacTATCTATGACTTGCACGATTTAATTATACAAAAGTAAAGTCAATGAAATGGTTTTTAAGAATAAACCATTGTTAACCAAATGTATTATTCACCAAATCTAATTTCACGTAAAGTAAGGATAGTAAGTAAACATCGATCTTAAAAATTTACTCCTAAATGTTACGAGCTCGATCTAGTCATTATCTTCCATATATACTAGTAGATATGTAAGCACATTATAAGTTGTTATTTGTTATAATGTAAGCTATAGGTCCGAAAGTACTATTGTTTATTTTTAGCGTATATTCatgaaaaaaactataaaaacggttaaaagttatttttaataaactatTGATTTTATGTATAACAATTTAATACGTGTTAAATAAAACATGACCCTATTGTTATGACTAGCAAAATCATTATtagatttttttgaaaggtgaatttcactTGAGAACTtcatgtcgcgattcgacaacgggaggttaatatacgttgtcttaaccgggtccacgTTAAatagctccctcgaagtagtaatgcctatttcaaatacccgatggggggaaaaccctctactaatccgcccgaataCACGACGATCAAGAGGGGTAAACCCTgtcccctcagacttgaacctgggtatacccaagccaagccttcataggaagacttcctatgtacttcccaagtcttgaacccaagacctttTACTTATAAGATAagtgctcaaccacttgagctaactaggaCTAGGAAGTACAAAATCATTATTAAATAACTGTACAAGTTATTAGTAAATtggtttttaaatgtttttcacCAAAATTCAAGTTCTTTCTCGTAATGAAGATAGCACGTAAGATTTTGAGATGAACTACAATTGGTGGATTTGGCATGAATCATGAAACGGAATACAAAGGTTGCAAAAGATAAATGTAGTACTCCACTCATTTCGTTTTATTTATACCCACATGTTGGATCTATATGGTCTAATATATAGATGATCCAAAGTTAGCCGAATGACAAACttccttttaataaaaaaaacagtgACTGTAATATCCATATATTATGTTGTTACATATGATTCAGGAGTCAAACTCATCACATAAGTTTAAGTATAATgcatgaaaaataatatatatcaaaaacaaaGTTATTGTGTAAAGTATAGTTACGggcaatttttatttttttgggggGCCCGTTTATGATTTTTAAATGGGCCAACATCATTTTGATTAGGcctgtttttgtttaattatttttagggttagacatatatatatatattttttttagccttctgttttgatcttttgaataatttccaattttgtttataaaaataacttattttaattgaatattatcattttatcaatgaaaataaaatagatgTTAGATAAGTTCATTAATTTACGTTCACTATACGCAAAGATGGTTGCGAGGGGACACGTTAAAAGTTGTTTGTCATACATATAAGAGTCCTATTcgataatgtaaaaaaaaatgaaccttAGCTCGGGAATAAAAAAATGGACCATCAAAAGAATTTCGTTACTTACACCGGGTGTAACACTCGTATTTAAAaggtattttaatatataaatgtcACACGTGCCATACAAGgtattattaaatgaaaacttaTTCAATCATAATGCAGGAACcataaaatatagttttttttatgaaatagttagcttatatatatatataaatatatatataatatatatatatatatggtgatcatcaaatgagaatgaaattaaaataaaaacaaataagaatacttaaaaactatattttgatacattaaaagtccataaaactaacatagtgtataactaattatcattatctaagtgtttaacaacacattggcatgtcaaaattaagaaaatcatatttttttgttttgtgcatccatcttggatgcatattctttaaaatgatgtatccaacaaaaaacgtgattttttcgattttgacagatcaatgtgttgttagatacttaaataatgataattagctatgcactatgttagttttatggacttttaatgcatcaaaatgatgtttttaagtgttctcaccgttcttattttaaaagtgttttcaccggagtgttaacatatatatatatatatatatatatatattacataactATTATGATAGTTACAATTAAAACAGCTCAAGTTTATTATTCTACTAATGAAAAGATATCTTAAAGTTAATGCTTCAATGACCAATGACTTTCAAAGAATAAGCTTACGACAACGAAAATAATATTCATATGtatttccaatttttttttcttaattaaaaaaaaattacacatatactatttaaaatttaaaattatgcTGTACCCAAATTGTAATTAGGGCAGTTGACTGTTGCCCATATGGTAGATTGGTCCTTAAATATACGTATCAACGAGATATGTCACTCATACGTTGCCCCAGGAGACATCATATTTATTGTGTTCTGTACGATGTAAACTTTATAACATATTTTCACAAAAATTACATAGTTCGAAAAACTGAATTGATATTTATCTTTTACTTCGTAATGAGTAAgcaaatataaatttaaagaatttctgacaatataattttataacatattaaaatacgagcatataagttataaaagataataagtatggaaataaaaataataaaataaaaacacaaaataataGTAATACAAATACATTCAAACTAATATTCataatcattgaaaatagaaagtgaaacgaaaaataatccataataataaaacattaacaaaataaaatagaaaactaaCAGATATTGCAAACTAATATTCAgagatgatgtgtatatatttgaAGCATACCCACTACTATtacgtgtatatatactatttaataTGTTTCACGTTTAATGAGATGagataattaaaaaatgtaagAGAAATTGTAATGGAGGAGTGTGTGGACGGCGTGGAAGTTAAGCCATCGACCACATGGTGTGGAGCCATTACACCCTCAAGGTCTTTTTGGGGTGGAAGGTTCAAGGTTGAAATATCCACGTTGAAATTATGTTGGgtcctttaattttttttcttttctaagtgttatatattaatataaagttGTGGTGTGGTATGGTTATTGTTACAAATGTGGTGTGGTTGCTGAGTAATTTTTGTGTGGTATTGTGTGATACTGATGTGGTGCTGATGTGTTACACCACCTGGTGTGATGGTGTGAACCATTACAAACACTCTAACAAAAAGTTCGATTAAATTAAAGGTTAACGCTTTTTGCTTTTGGATCAGAAATCGATGTTCctcaacaattttttttttatgaagacAAGCGAATAAAACCTGTAACTAAATACTAACAAAAGACAACTTCATATGCTGACACCCCTGGTATGGTGGTGTGAACCATTATAAACACTCTAACAAAACGTTCATTTAAATTAAAGGTTACCGCTTTTTGCTTTTGGATCAGAAATCGATGTTccataacaattttttttttatgaagacAAGTGAATAAAACCTGtaactaaatatttacaaaagacCACTTCAGCACTAGATAGCCCAAACCTGTAAAAGTCCAAGCAAATATTGAACTTCTGTTTACATAAATTGGCCCTTCCCGAACAAAAAATGTCCTTTTAaggaaaaaactaaaactaTGTTAAGACAGAAAAACCGTTAAAAAgaccaaaactgaaaaattaATTTGATATAAGTCAGTGGTACTAGtggatatatatacaactcATATATATCTCTAACTGTAAATAGAAGACAGATAACTTCCTACTCACTAACTTCCCTTCCCTTTTCTTCCCtctcaaaaaaattaaactatttTAATTCCGACCATGAATTTCGGTTCTCGGGCGACTGAAGACGGCGGAAGCAGTAGATCCGGCGGTAAAGTGGTGAAACGACGACGTATTGGTGTAAAAAAAAGCACTCCTTATGACCGTCCAAGTTCAAGTATGGAAACGAACCCTAATAATAATTGGATTAAAAATGGAGTTCTTTTTCCGGCCAAGTTTGTCGCTAGTGGTGCAACCAAACTTTTTTCTTCTATTTGGAATCCTGTTAGTTGGGCCTCTCGTTCTGTTTCCACTTCAGACACTGATTCTGATTCAggtattttataaatatgtctgtttgtatgtatatatgtatatctatatgtatgtatgtttgtaATTGGTgaaaatttttgttaattaagtGTGATTAATTATGATAAGAAGTTGCTtaaatttgtgatttttgaTGGTGTTATGTAGGggtaattatatatgtaaaaatttatatgtaatgATGTGTTATGTTTTTTTCATAATGGCCTTGTAATGTGAAAATAGTGGTTTATATAGGGTggaaaatttggttataaggataCAAAATGGAAGAAAGTTTAGATTAGATCAATAATCGATCCAAAGACGTCTGAATTATTAAAATTAGGAGGGGCACATTAGATAATTACTTTATATGATAAGTAGAGAATAGTCAATGCTGCCGGGGAATGGAAGGGGAATagttctcttttttttttgtgaaaaaaaaagtgCGGTCTTTTTATGATATGTGATGGTTTGTCGTCATATGTGGTTGTGTATAAAGGGGCCAGGGGGAGAGAGTGTCCGTGACATTCTAACTGATAAAGAAGGATGTGATTTGTCGCGGTTCAGTTTTGATAGTCGGGTACTATAGATTGATATAGATTAGGAGGATATTGTATTTAATTTAGTGAAAGTTGATTGCTTTGACTTGGTACATTGTTTAAGCAAGTGTTTTGACTGTTTTTTGAAGAAATGTCATGATTCAAGTCAATGTAGACCAGAAATTGGATACTTGCTACTGCATTTTACAGTAGAGTTTAGTTTATAAAAGTCACATATATCAAGAGATAATGACTATTTATTGAATTGACATGATGAATAGTTAAAAACAAATTACTTATTGAATAGGTCTAGGTGGATAAAAGAAACTATTAACTGACTTGGTGTATTAGCGGGATGACTTGATAAAGGACTAAACAGATGAAGGACCAAACTAaagtttttttcccctttttttcttttaaattatcaCATAATCCCACTAACCAAAAGCCTTCGATTTATTGACTAAACAGCCATTCTAAAATCTGGTAAAAAATGTATATCTGAAGATTCTGCCGCAAATGCGGGCGAAAGATCATTGCACCCACACAAATTGTTGGTttaagtttcttttttcttaaactaGTTATTGATTTGGTTATGcaaaatatgattttgttgTGATTTGTTTTTACAGAAGGTGGTATAGAAGATAATAATGGTGGGAAAAACGTTTCTGATTCTGGTTCTCAGCTGAATCAGGTAATTACAAACTTATAATGTGTGTCTGTGTGTGTATTTAGCCTAGGTATCCAATCCGCTTTGCGAGCTGACTAATCCTAGGGCGATAGACCGGAGTCGTCGTGGGCCACAAGGGGGTATATTTTGATGCTCCTAGGATTTGAACTATATGAAACACATGCATATCTAGTTTTTTAGTGATTCGATTGAAACTGGTGGAACGTATGGttatattttgatgatttttttatgCACGCTTTAGCTTTGGATATTAATTGCAAgctttaaaatataatatgttcattaacatgtattttattACAGCATAATACTGGCAGTTTGTCGGGAAAGAGTGAGATATTGTATTTAGTTGAACAACTACTTATGCTCGAAAGCTACTCAAGGTAACAATCTTTTCTTGCCTGCCCTCTGGTTTCATGCTAATTTTCATCAGTAATCCTTTTtttgctaatttttttttttttttgctttctgtGTACTTGTGAATatgttttcttattattttcaaCAGGGAAGAGTGTGATCGACTAATTGAGATCATCAATTCGCGAGGTGCGGATTATTCCCCGAGAGAGGGTGTGGATGCCGAGCCAAGTTTGTTTCtgaatatctttatttttactgTTTCTTTCTCTTTGGAGTGATTATATTTATAGATGATATATAATGTAAATGATAAACAGAGAATCTATATACCCACAACAAAGCCATCATGGAAGCAAGAAAATTGATCACAGAAAACATGGTTGGATCAAGCTCAAAGTCGGACTTGGACAATAACATTCAGGCCTCCAAATCTCCAGTTACACCAAATGTCAGTACTACCTCACGATATCTTATTATCTGATTTGGAATCATATATAGTTTACTGGATTACATATTTGATTCTTGTCCATATGCGTTTGTATATTTCCCTATTTTTGtggtctatttttttttatagctttttcATGATTTCATATGCTTTGACGTCACAGAGGGATCATCTTTCTGGTGGATCATGGAACCTTCAGAATGAAGTACAACAGTTGCATTCCAAGGCCGTAGATACAATGAAACCAAGTGAACCGATCTCcatagaagctccaaaaccggATGATAAAATTATGAACCTGTCTTTGAAGGGTTGGTTTTTTCTGTCTCATAATTACACTTTACCCCAATCCATCTAAAAACAAATGCAATTGCACATATATTTAGCAAGTTAATAACTATCGGTCAAATACTCAAATGTAAAATAAACTGCAGTATTGATAGATAAATCTTGCAGACACATATAAGTACTATAGTACTAATAAAATCAATGAACTTTTTATGAATAACAGTACGTAGAagatcttatttttttaataaaattttgtcaACATGAGAAAAACTGCATTTCATTTTGGGATACTACACATGTTTCActcttttttcttaattttattttcgtgGTTTTTTTCCTTTGTCCTTCAGATACGAGGACCACTCAAGATACTGCACCAAATGAAGCCTTGTCATCCCTTCCAACAATTGAGGAGTATAATCAGGTATTAATGCCAAAGAAATATCGCTACTTCTAAATAGCTAAAAAGTGGGAAAAGGCGGAATGggtaaaaagttatttaaatTGTATTGCTAATGCATGCAACTTACacaattgttttattaaaaaaattatattactattgtaattatatacttttgtaattaaaaaaaaaaaaaaaactattgtaATTATATACTTTTGCTAAATATATTTACTAAAAATTTTCTGTTATTACAAAGGTTGCAAATCAGGGGTGGAATCTAAGTTATATTAAAAGATGATTTAAAATTTTGCAGAAAAAGTGTTAAGGGCCAACCTAACCTGACCTGTTTCACAAGTACAATATTGTTCATtgtgacccacccattttgccacctctcaTCTTTTATGATGTATGAAAAGTATACGGACTGTTTGGATAAAACTTGTTTATGAAGCACTTAAATGTGTACTTTAGTTGGTCCCACATCCAGAGTACATCTCATGGAATCATCATTTGCACAATTGTTTCATCAACTTTTGTGGAACGACTTCATAGTCATTCTCTGCCTATCCGATATGATCCTAAAATAGTCACTTTGATTAGATGTTAGGATGATTATCAATGACTTCAAATCTTTTGTGTTCTCCAGATGGCAGAAGAAAACGAAGGTGAAGATGAGTTTACAGACGTTCCTGATGTTAACGCTTCTCAGGGTAGCTCTACCACCAATTTGCGCCGCTCTACCCGAAAGCTTGATAGCCCAACTGCAAACCGAGCAGTGGCAAGAAGCAGGAGGTACACCAAAAGAGGCAGGGGCCGTGGCAAATGATTTGTGGTAATGGTTAGTGCTCTACAAGCATTGCTTGTAATTAGCTAACTAGACAAATCTTTCTGTAACTTTTACGGTTGATTGAGAGCCAGTGACTGTAAGCCTTTTTAGGGTTTACATTCTTGGTAtt
This genomic window contains:
- the LOC122600271 gene encoding protein KAKU4-like isoform X1, with the translated sequence MNFGSRATEDGGSSRSGGKVVKRRRIGVKKSTPYDRPSSSMETNPNNNWIKNGVLFPAKFVASGATKLFSSIWNPVSWASRSVSTSDTDSDSEGGIEDNNGGKNVSDSGSQLNQHNTGSLSGKSEILYLVEQLLMLESYSREECDRLIEIINSRGADYSPREGVDAEPKNLYTHNKAIMEARKLITENMVGSSSKSDLDNNIQASKSPVTPNRDHLSGGSWNLQNEVQQLHSKAVDTMKPSEPISIEAPKPDDKIMNLSLKDTRTTQDTAPNEALSSLPTIEEYNQMAEENEGEDEFTDVPDVNASQGSSTTNLRRSTRKLDSPTANRAVARSRRYTKRGRGRGK
- the LOC122600271 gene encoding protein KAKU4-like isoform X2, which gives rise to MNFGSRATEDGGSSRSGGKVVKRRRIGVKKSTPYDRPSSSMETNPNNNWIKNGVLFPAKFVASGATKLFSSIWNPVSWASRSVSTSDTDSDSEGGIEDNNGGKNVSDSGSQLNQHNTGSLSGKSEILYLVEQLLMLESYSREECDRLIEIINSRENLYTHNKAIMEARKLITENMVGSSSKSDLDNNIQASKSPVTPNRDHLSGGSWNLQNEVQQLHSKAVDTMKPSEPISIEAPKPDDKIMNLSLKDTRTTQDTAPNEALSSLPTIEEYNQMAEENEGEDEFTDVPDVNASQGSSTTNLRRSTRKLDSPTANRAVARSRRYTKRGRGRGK